Proteins from a genomic interval of Thamnophis elegans isolate rThaEle1 chromosome 2, rThaEle1.pri, whole genome shotgun sequence:
- the LOC116502441 gene encoding zinc finger protein 10-like: MEKPYKCRDCGKSFIRNSHLLRHKTMHTGEKPFECSDCGKSFSRNAHLVKHQRTHTGEKPFECSDCGRGFSQNFHLVKHQRTHTGEKPFECPYCGKGFNLSSRLVSHQRIHTGERPFECPDCGKCFSRSRTHTGEKPFELPD, translated from the exons ATGGAGAAACCTTATAAGTGTAgagattgtggaaaaagtttcattAGAAATTCCCACCTCTTAAGACATAAGACCatgcacacaggagagaaaccctttgaatgttctgactgtgggaaaagtttcagtcgcaATGcccacctggtgaaacaccagaggactcacacaggagagaaaccctttgaatgttctgattgtgggagaggtttcagtcagaatttccacctggtgaaacaccagaggactcacacaggagagaaaccctttgaatgtccttactgtgggaaaggttttaatCTGAGTTCCAGGTTGGTTAGCCaccaaaggattcacacaggagaaaggccctttgaatgtcctgattgtgggaaatgttttagtcggagt aggactcacacaggagagaaaccctttgaattgCCTGATTGA
- the LOC116502442 gene encoding zinc finger protein 572-like, translated as MEKPCKCRDCGKSFIRNSHLLRHKTTHTEEGPFECPECEKSFSDNSNLVKHQKTHTREKPFECSDCGKCYSQNSQLVIHQRTHTGEKPFECPICGKGFSDNSNLVKHQWTHTGDKPFNCPDCGRGFSQNSHLVTHQRIHTGEKPFECPDCGKCFSQSSILVTHQRTHTGEKPFQCPICGKSFSRNSHLVIHQRTHTGEKPFECPICGKSFSYNTNLLSHQMTHTREKPFVCPDCGKHFSQNSNLVTHQRTHTSFSADSNLVRHKRTHTGEKPFECPD; from the exons ATGGAGAAACCTTGTAAGTGtagagattgtgggaaaagtttcattagAAATTCCCACCTCTTGAGACATAAGACCACGCACACAGAAGAGggaccctttgaatgtcctgagtgtgagaaaagctttagtgataattccaacctggtgaaacaccagaagactcacacaagagagaaaccctttgaatgttctgactgtgggaaatgttacagtcagaattcccaactggtcatacaccagaggactcacacaggagaaaaaccctttgaatgtcctatttgtggaaaaggttttagtgataattccaacctggtgaaacaccagtggactcacacaggagacaaaccctttaactgtcctgattgtgggagaggtttcagtcagaattcccacctggtgacacatcagaggattcacacaggagagaaaccctttgaatgtcctgattgtgggaaatgttttagtcaGAGTTCCatcctggtgacacaccagaggactcacacaggagagaaaccctttcaatgtcctatctgtgggaaaagctttagtcggaattcccacctggtgatacaccagaggactcacacaggagagaaaccctttgaatgtcctatctgtgggaaaagctttagttatAATACCAATCTGTTGTCACACCAGATGACTCACACAAGAGAGAAACCCTTTgtatgtcctgattgtgggaaacatttcagtcagaattccaatctggtgacacaccagaggactcacacaag ctttagtgctGATTCTAATCTGGTGAGAcacaagaggactcacacaggagagaaaccctttgaatgtcctgattga